TGCGCGGCAGGACTGTCTTTTAAATTTTTGAAACATTTGAACACATATCTTAAGGTTGAAGACATTGAAGATGTTCTTCTTGAACTGGCATGCCTTGGTACTATAGCGGATATAGTTGATCTTTTTGGAGACAACAGGGTTATTGCAAAGAACGGATTGAGAAAAATTAACAACACAAGGTTGATAGGCTTAAAAAAGCTTATTGAAGTTTCCGGTATCAAAGATAAAGAAATCGAATCCTACCACATTGGATTTATTATTGCTCCGAGAATAAATGCGGCTGGGAGAATGGATACCGCAAAAAAGGCAATAAAGCTTATGCTTTCGTCTGATGAGCAGGAAGCAGAAAAGCTTGCACTGGAGCTTGAAGCTTTAAATGCTTTGAGAAAGCAGGCCGAGAGTGTAATTTTTGAAGAAGCTGTTAATAAGATAGAAACAGACTTTTTATACAAGAAGAGTATTATTGTTGTTTATGGAGAGAACTGGCATGAAGGCGTGCTTGGAATTGTAGCTTCAAAGCTTACGGATAAATATGAAATACCCAGTGTTGTTATATCTATGAAAGAAGGTATAGGCAAAGGATCTGCCAGGAGTCTGGAATGTGTTGATATTTTTGAGGCTTTTACAGCGGTGAAGCAATATTTGCTGAAGTATGGCGGTCATAAGCTTGCAGCTGGACTGACGATAGAAGAGAAAAATATAAATATATTTGCAGATGAATTGAACAGCTACATCTTCTCTTTAAACAGGGATGACAGCCTAAATGAAATTGAAGCCGATTCGTATATTGAAGCGAAAGACGTCAGTTTTGATTTATATAAAGAAATCTGCATGTTTGAGCCTTATGGATCGGGAAATCCGAAACCGGTGTTTGCTCTTAAGGATGCAGAACTGAAAAATATTCGAAAAGTAGGCAGGGATGGAAGTCATTTAAGCTTTGTTCTTGTAAAAGATAATAGAGAAATTTCTGTAATTGGATTTGGTAAAATCGGCATTTTGGAAAAAGTTCTCACAAAACCGTCAGCTTATGTGGTTACCATGAGCTTGAATGAATTTAACGGCAGAAAAAGTATTCAGCTGGTATTGCAGAATGTTGAGGATAGTGACAAACTGGATTACTCTATCGACGATGAAAAAATGAAAGTGCTGAATTCAGTCATAAATAAAAGCAAGTCAAAAATAATAAAGACTGACATATTCGTGCTTGTGGAAAAGCTAAATAAAATATATAATACTAAAATAACAGCAGAAGAAATAATATGTATGCTTAAAAAGGCTGATAATATTCAATACGCATTAAAAAATGAAGTACTGTATATAAAGAAATAGTCTTTTAAATTGGAGGAATTATGGACTTAAAAGAAAAGATTCGTGTAATAGAAGGGTTTCCGTCAGAGGGAATAAGTTTTAAAGACATAACGACACTTCTGAAGGATGCGGATGCTTTAAAGGAATGCATAAACAAAATGGCTGAAAAATTCAAGGACATAGATGTTGATATAATAGTTGGACCTGAATCAAGAGGCTTCATATTCGCAACTCCTCTTGCTTATTTGCTGGGAACAGGATTTGTTCCTGTAAGAAAGCAGGGAAAACTTCCTGCTGAAACAGTAAGTTACGAATATTCCCTTGAATATGGAAAAGATAAACTGGAAATACATAAGGACTCAATCAAGAAAGGGCAAAAAGTATTAATTGTGGATGATTTACTTGCTACCGGTGGAACGATGTACGCTGCTGCAAAACTGGTTGAAAAACTGGGAGGCGAAGTAGCAGGACTTGGATTTTTAATTGAGCTGGAAGATTTAAACGGAAGAGAAAAACTAAAAGGGTACAATGTTGAATCATTAGTAAAATACAGCTAATGCTTTAGTCAGTGAACTTATTAACATAAGACACTGTAATAGAAAAAGTAACAGACATTAATTATGATACTGATTAGAAATAGTGGTGAAGACATGCTGGAAAATTTAATTAATCAAATAGAATCGTATAATTCCAATGCGGATATTTCTGTTGTTGCAAAGGCATACAACTATGCGGAGATGGCTCATTCAAATGCGCAGACTAGGTATTCTGGCGAAAGATACTTTGTGCATCCTTATAATGTTGCGCTTATTTTAGCTGATTTGCATGTTGATGTACAAACGATCGCAGCAGCTCTTCTCCATGATGTGGTTGAAGATACAGGCATTACATATTATGACATAAAGAGAGAATTCAGTGAAGAAATTGCTAATATGGTTGACGGTGTCACAAAGTTGAGCAAGGTAAAATACCGAAATAAAGAAGAACGCCAGGCTGAATCCTTAAGAAAAATGATAATTGCCATGTCAAAGGATATCAGGGTTGTTATAATAAAACTTGCGGATCGACTTCACAATATAAGAACGCTTCAATACATGCCTAAGGAAAAGCAGTACCAGAAGGCAATGGAAACTATTGAAATATATGCACCTATTGCGAATCGTCTCGGTATGGCATCCATTAAGTGGGAGC
Above is a window of Sedimentibacter sp. MB35-C1 DNA encoding:
- the recJ gene encoding single-stranded-DNA-specific exonuclease RecJ, whose protein sequence is MKKVKLKVKEYDRGYIKDVSRKFNLSKISSRILLNRNITEYNEIEEFLNPDFKYFENAKNYKDLQRGCSRVLEAIDKNQKIIIYGDYDVDGVTSISQFILLLSKAGADVDYYVPERENEGYGISSEFVEKLKDNRIEADLVVTVDCGIAEIEKIACISEMNKDVVIIDHHQCKEELPPAYAVIDPKQKDCPSKNKHLCAAGLSFKFLKHLNTYLKVEDIEDVLLELACLGTIADIVDLFGDNRVIAKNGLRKINNTRLIGLKKLIEVSGIKDKEIESYHIGFIIAPRINAAGRMDTAKKAIKLMLSSDEQEAEKLALELEALNALRKQAESVIFEEAVNKIETDFLYKKSIIVVYGENWHEGVLGIVASKLTDKYEIPSVVISMKEGIGKGSARSLECVDIFEAFTAVKQYLLKYGGHKLAAGLTIEEKNINIFADELNSYIFSLNRDDSLNEIEADSYIEAKDVSFDLYKEICMFEPYGSGNPKPVFALKDAELKNIRKVGRDGSHLSFVLVKDNREISVIGFGKIGILEKVLTKPSAYVVTMSLNEFNGRKSIQLVLQNVEDSDKLDYSIDDEKMKVLNSVINKSKSKIIKTDIFVLVEKLNKIYNTKITAEEIICMLKKADNIQYALKNEVLYIKK
- a CDS encoding adenine phosphoribosyltransferase, producing the protein MDLKEKIRVIEGFPSEGISFKDITTLLKDADALKECINKMAEKFKDIDVDIIVGPESRGFIFATPLAYLLGTGFVPVRKQGKLPAETVSYEYSLEYGKDKLEIHKDSIKKGQKVLIVDDLLATGGTMYAAAKLVEKLGGEVAGLGFLIELEDLNGREKLKGYNVESLVKYS